A genomic stretch from Malus domestica chromosome 15, GDT2T_hap1 includes:
- the LOC103442656 gene encoding vacuolar protein sorting-associated protein 27-like: MEPPSFQEAPRCDVCKCSFNAFRRRHHCRSCGRTLCHEHSANQMALPQFGIYSPVRVCSECFNDSSRTTKGDGQASSDGIDDVTASVSRLDIDADVDPKAEPTVQCQPVSAISDCKCGMPLCICEAPAPSVDAAPLQSKTMSTSAPRPTPKPKKTETALKPKASTSNSKQSSVFNLGQANNGISDKTQTDYEANGEGMREAIKNSDVAAVKKLLSEGVDVNYHDKQGLSLLHLAAVFNQTEIVFALMDGGASLDYKNAQGETPLDCAPATLQYKMRQKMEENRRP, translated from the exons ATGGAGCCTCCGTCGTTCCAAGAAGCTCCGCGCTGCGACGTCTGCAAATGCAGCTTTAACGCTTTCAGGCGACGG CATCATTGCCGGTCTTGTGGGCGGACGTTGTGCCACGAACACTCGGCAAACCAAATG GCTTTACCACAGTTTGGCATTTATTCACCCGTTAGAGTTTGCAGTGAATGTTTCAATGACTCCTCTCG AACTACCAAAGGTGACGGACAAGCTTCTTCAGATGGAATTGATGATGTAACAGCTTCAGTTTCTAGATTGGACATTGATGCAGATGTAGATCCAAAGGCTGAACCAACTGTACAGTGTCAGCCTGTGTCAGCCATTTCAGACTGCAAGTGTGGAATGCCCTTATGTATTTGTGAAGCGCCAGCACCATCCGTGGATGCAGCTCCCTTGCAG AGCAAAACCATGTCCACCTCTGCTCCTCGACCGACTCCAAAACCGAAGAAGACAGAAACTGCTTTAAAACCCAAAGCTTCCACGTCTAACAGCAAGCAGAG TTCTGTCTTCAATCTTGGTCAAGCGAACAACGGAATTTCTGATAAAACCCAGACAGATTATGAAGCCAATGGGGAG GGTATGAGAGAAGCTATAAAGAATAGTGACGTTGCTGCCGTCAAGAAGCTTCTGAGTGAG GGTGTTGATGTGAATTACCATGACAAGCAAGGACTTTCTTTGCTACATTTa GCAGCAGTCTTTAATCAAACTGAGATTGTTTTTGCCCTCATGGATGGTGGAGCAAGCCTGGACTACAAGAATGCACAGG GGGAAACACCATTGGACTGTGCTCCCGCCACTCTCCAATACAAAATGCGACAGAAGATGGAAGAAAATAGAAGACCGTGA
- the LOC103442657 gene encoding protein TIFY 3B-like — MEEKAEVGCDLKLSEMEKEMVAQNKPNQTEDDLQNIRKGPSALNITSPAPAQLTIFYAGSVSVFDAITAEKVRELMLIAAAAADKKTSDVKNTATSGPPSPLVRTGSSSLQNSSAPGSPVVQPYPDQKSSTSKLEAGFPIARRHSLQRFLEKRRDRLVSNSPYPTSPATPMDDSSKTNPSNNASPGVGCFKQSAMVQEETQPSSVA, encoded by the exons ATGGAGGAAAAAGCAGAAGTTGGTTGTGATCTGAAGCTTTCAGAGATGGAGAAAGAAATGGTTGCCCAAAACAAGCCAAACCAGACAGAGGATGATCTGCAGAACATCAG GAAAGGACCATCTGCACTAAACATTACCAGTCCTGCTCCGGCTCAGCTTACCATCTTCTATGCAGGGAGCGTTAGTGTGTTTGACGCAATTACTGCAGAAAAG GTTCGTGAACTTATGCttattgctgctgctgctgctgataAGAAGACCAGTGATGTGAAGAATACTGCGACAAGCGGTCCTCCAAGTCCACTGGTTCGTACAGGGTCGTCCTCGCTGCAAAACTCTTCTGCTCCTGGTTCACCAGTTGTCCAGCCCTACCCTGATCAGAAGAGTTCCACCAGCAAATTGGAAGCTG GGTTTCCCATTGCAAGGAGACACTCTCTTCAGCGCTTCCTGGAGAAGCGACGTGACAG GTTGGTCAGCAACAGTCCATATCCTACTTCGCCAGCAACACCGATGGACGACAGCTCAAAAACTAATCCGAGCAATAACGCTTCTCCGGGTGTGGGTTGCTTCAAACAATCTGCCATGGTTCAGGAAGAAACTCAACCAAGTTCGGTTGCCTAG